A genomic stretch from Syntrophales bacterium includes:
- a CDS encoding molybdopterin-dependent oxidoreductase, whose translation MEEGVRWVKTHCARMDHGGCALLVGVKGNEIVQIKGDPEGYLNRGYTCFKGRVSADRLTHPDRLRHPLKRVGERGEGKWQRISWDQALEETAENLLRIKEKHGARAVGFGVGMPKGLEHFVLIRLANLFGSPNVIASQDVCHAPREITGIHTCGFYPVADLHHPSKLLFLWGSNPTATNEEGQIVSLLHNQVKNGARLIVVDPRRIELAEKADLWLQIRPGTAQALALSIMNVICEESLYDREFVEKYTHGFDDLREHLKAYPPEKMAEVTWVPADKIRQAARMYAEAKPAALQWGNAIEHDVNAFDAVRSLACLMAICGNLEIPGGNVHARDPKIMGLAQFVRADLIPDKRKDMISAHHRVIPRLMTIAPAFFRRAVLEGVPYPVRGYYGMCTNPLVNWADSRLTHEAFRSLDFMAVAEIFMTPTAAMADIVLPVAHQYEMNDIGHYGIGHGMILARPKIVEPPEECWPDMKIMTELGKRVSPPDLWPEDHEQFLEDLVRPAGLTYREFVEKGYLKGPEIARSYEAKGFPTPTGKVELRLSTAEKFGLKALPEFSGLPEEDDPEFPLILISAKSQYYLLSAYRWVKRLRDKHPHPTLEIHPDTAARFDIRDGDDVVIETKHGTVTQKALVTDIIHPRVVSASLGWWFPEGDPAGQYDWQSANFNMLTSIGKLGKEYGTPNLKNMPCRIRRKA comes from the coding sequence ATGGAGGAAGGCGTCCGCTGGGTGAAGACCCATTGTGCGAGGATGGACCACGGCGGCTGCGCGCTGCTCGTGGGCGTGAAAGGAAACGAGATCGTCCAGATCAAGGGAGACCCCGAGGGGTACCTGAACCGCGGGTACACTTGCTTCAAGGGCCGGGTTTCGGCGGACCGGCTGACCCACCCCGACCGTCTCCGGCATCCCCTGAAACGGGTCGGAGAGCGGGGTGAGGGGAAATGGCAGCGCATCTCCTGGGACCAGGCCCTGGAGGAGACGGCGGAGAATCTTCTCCGGATCAAGGAGAAACACGGCGCCCGGGCCGTCGGATTCGGCGTCGGCATGCCCAAGGGACTGGAGCACTTTGTCCTGATCCGTCTGGCCAATCTCTTCGGCTCCCCCAACGTCATTGCCTCCCAGGACGTATGCCACGCCCCCCGGGAGATCACGGGGATCCACACCTGCGGTTTCTATCCCGTGGCGGACCTGCACCACCCGTCCAAGCTTCTTTTCCTCTGGGGAAGCAACCCCACGGCCACCAACGAGGAGGGACAGATCGTCAGCCTGCTCCACAACCAGGTGAAGAACGGCGCCAGGCTGATCGTAGTCGATCCCCGCCGGATCGAGCTCGCCGAAAAGGCGGACCTCTGGCTGCAGATCCGGCCGGGCACAGCCCAGGCCCTGGCGCTTTCCATCATGAACGTGATCTGCGAAGAATCCCTCTATGACCGGGAATTCGTGGAGAAATACACCCACGGCTTCGATGATCTCCGCGAACACCTGAAGGCCTACCCCCCCGAGAAAATGGCGGAGGTCACCTGGGTGCCCGCCGACAAGATCCGCCAGGCCGCCCGGATGTACGCGGAGGCGAAACCGGCGGCCCTGCAGTGGGGAAACGCCATCGAGCATGACGTCAACGCCTTCGACGCTGTCCGGTCGCTCGCCTGCCTGATGGCCATCTGCGGGAACCTGGAAATCCCCGGCGGCAACGTCCATGCCCGGGATCCTAAAATCATGGGGCTGGCGCAGTTTGTCCGGGCGGACCTCATCCCGGACAAGCGAAAGGACATGATCAGCGCCCACCACCGGGTGATCCCCCGTCTCATGACCATCGCCCCGGCCTTTTTCCGCCGGGCGGTCCTGGAGGGGGTTCCCTACCCCGTCCGGGGATACTACGGAATGTGCACGAATCCGCTGGTCAACTGGGCGGACAGCCGGCTGACCCACGAGGCCTTCCGGAGTCTCGACTTCATGGCCGTCGCGGAGATCTTCATGACGCCAACGGCCGCCATGGCGGACATTGTCCTTCCCGTGGCGCACCAGTACGAGATGAACGACATCGGGCATTACGGCATCGGACACGGCATGATCCTCGCCCGCCCCAAGATCGTCGAGCCCCCGGAGGAGTGCTGGCCCGACATGAAGATCATGACCGAGCTGGGGAAGCGCGTCTCGCCGCCGGACTTGTGGCCTGAGGATCACGAGCAGTTCCTGGAAGACCTTGTCCGCCCGGCGGGACTGACGTACCGCGAATTTGTCGAAAAGGGGTACCTGAAGGGACCGGAGATCGCACGCTCCTATGAAGCGAAAGGCTTCCCGACGCCGACGGGAAAGGTGGAGCTGCGCCTCAGCACGGCGGAAAAGTTCGGCCTGAAAGCGCTGCCGGAGTTTTCCGGACTTCCGGAGGAGGATGATCCCGAGTTTCCGCTGATCCTTATCAGCGCCAAGAGCCAATACTATCTCCTTTCGGCCTACCGCTGGGTCAAGCGGCTCCGGGACAAGCATCCCCATCCGACGCTGGAGATCCATCCCGACACAGCGGCCCGGTTTGACATCCGGGACGGCGACGACGTCGTCATCGAGACGAAACACGGAACGGTGACCCAGAAGGCCCTCGTGACCGATATCATCCATCCCCGGGTCGTCAGTGCCTCCCTGGGGTGGTGGTTTCCCGAAGGGGACCCGGCAGGCCAGTACGACTGGCAGTCGGCCAACTTCAACATGCTCACCTCCATCGGGAAGCTGGGAAAGGAATACGGCACGCCAAACCTGAAAAACATGCCCTGCCGGATCCGCCGGAAGGCATAG
- a CDS encoding molybdopterin-dependent oxidoreductase, translating into MEEGVRWVKTHCARMDHGGCALLVGVKGNEIVQVKGDPEGFLSRGYICPKGVASPDRLTHPDRLRYPMKRKGGRGEGKWERISWEEALETVSAGLLKIREEHGPRAVAFGVGMPKGLEHFVLIRLANLFGSPNVIASQDVCHAPREITGLHTCGFYPVADFHHKSALAVLWGSNITSTNEEGEICKLLLDQVKDGTELIVIDPRRIELAKKAKFWLPIRPGTDPALALAFLNVIIGEGLYDKEFVAQWTEGFADLAEQVKKYTPEAVSAITGVEAGLIREAARAYAAARPAVIQWGNPLEHTVHTFDATRALICLMAVTGNLDVPGGNVEAHDPRIMGLGPFVRADLIPDKRKDMISAHHRVIPRLMTIAPAFFRKAVLEDVPYPVKGFYGMCSNPMLSYADSRLTCEAFRKLDFVAVADVFMTPTAAMADVVLPAATTFEINDIGHYGIGHGYILARPKIVEPPEECWPDMKIMNELGKRVSDPALWHDDYEQFLEDVVKPAGLTYAQFVEKGYLKGPDRFGSWKEKGFKTPTGKVELKLSVAEKFRLAALPEWKGLPEEEDPEYPLVLTSAKSGNYLHSSYRWVEKIRKREPRPLAEVHPETAALYGLADGDPVVIETKYGRVEQWARLTDALMPGVVCAAHGWWFPEADPAAQYDWQSANFNMLTSVGKLGKEYGTPNLKSMPCRIRRKA; encoded by the coding sequence ATGGAGGAAGGCGTCCGCTGGGTGAAGACCCATTGTGCGAGGATGGACCACGGCGGCTGCGCGCTGCTCGTGGGCGTAAAGGGAAACGAGATCGTCCAGGTGAAGGGCGATCCGGAAGGATTCCTGAGCCGGGGCTACATTTGCCCCAAAGGCGTGGCCTCGCCGGACCGGCTGACCCACCCGGACCGGCTGCGGTATCCCATGAAACGAAAGGGAGGCCGTGGTGAGGGGAAGTGGGAGCGCATTTCCTGGGAGGAGGCCCTGGAGACGGTCTCCGCCGGCCTGCTGAAGATCAGGGAAGAGCACGGACCAAGGGCCGTGGCCTTCGGTGTGGGCATGCCCAAGGGGCTGGAGCACTTCGTCCTCATCCGGCTGGCGAACCTTTTCGGATCCCCGAACGTCATCGCCTCCCAGGATGTGTGCCACGCCCCCCGGGAGATCACGGGACTTCACACATGCGGTTTCTATCCCGTGGCGGACTTCCACCATAAGAGCGCCCTGGCGGTTCTCTGGGGGAGCAACATCACCTCCACCAACGAGGAGGGGGAGATCTGCAAGCTTCTCCTGGACCAGGTAAAGGACGGCACGGAACTGATTGTCATCGACCCGCGCCGCATCGAGCTGGCGAAGAAAGCCAAATTCTGGCTCCCGATCCGGCCGGGAACGGACCCGGCTCTGGCCCTGGCTTTCCTGAATGTCATCATCGGAGAGGGTCTCTACGACAAGGAGTTCGTGGCGCAGTGGACCGAGGGATTCGCCGATCTGGCGGAGCAGGTGAAGAAATACACCCCCGAGGCCGTCTCCGCCATCACCGGCGTCGAGGCGGGCCTCATCCGCGAGGCCGCCCGGGCCTACGCCGCCGCCAGGCCGGCGGTGATCCAGTGGGGGAACCCGCTGGAGCACACGGTCCATACCTTCGACGCCACCCGGGCCCTGATCTGCCTCATGGCCGTGACGGGCAACCTGGACGTCCCCGGCGGCAACGTGGAGGCCCACGACCCCCGGATCATGGGCCTGGGACCATTCGTCCGGGCGGACCTCATCCCGGACAAGCGCAAGGACATGATCAGCGCCCACCACCGGGTGATCCCGCGGCTCATGACCATTGCCCCGGCCTTCTTCCGGAAGGCCGTCCTGGAGGACGTTCCCTACCCCGTGAAGGGGTTCTACGGGATGTGCTCCAACCCCATGCTGTCCTACGCCGACAGCCGCCTCACCTGTGAGGCCTTCCGAAAGCTTGACTTCGTTGCCGTGGCGGATGTCTTCATGACCCCGACGGCGGCCATGGCGGACGTGGTCCTGCCGGCGGCCACCACCTTCGAGATCAACGACATCGGCCATTACGGCATCGGCCACGGCTACATCCTGGCGCGGCCCAAGATCGTGGAGCCCCCGGAAGAGTGCTGGCCCGACATGAAGATCATGAATGAACTGGGCAAGCGGGTGAGCGATCCCGCGCTGTGGCATGACGATTACGAGCAGTTCCTGGAGGACGTGGTGAAGCCCGCGGGGCTGACCTATGCCCAGTTCGTGGAGAAGGGGTATCTGAAAGGACCGGACCGGTTCGGCTCCTGGAAGGAGAAGGGCTTCAAGACTCCCACGGGGAAGGTGGAGCTGAAGCTCAGCGTGGCGGAGAAGTTCCGCCTCGCGGCCCTGCCGGAGTGGAAGGGTCTGCCGGAAGAGGAGGATCCGGAGTATCCCCTTGTCCTGACGAGCGCCAAGAGCGGGAACTACCTCCATTCCTCCTACCGGTGGGTGGAGAAGATCCGGAAGCGGGAGCCCCGGCCCCTCGCCGAGGTCCACCCGGAGACGGCGGCGCTCTACGGCCTGGCCGACGGCGACCCGGTGGTTATCGAGACAAAGTACGGACGGGTGGAGCAGTGGGCCCGCCTGACGGACGCCCTGATGCCGGGGGTGGTCTGCGCCGCCCACGGCTGGTGGTTCCCCGAGGCGGACCCGGCTGCCCAGTACGATTGGCAGTCGGCCAACTTCAACATGCTCACCTCCGTCGGGAAGCTGGGGAAGGAATACGGTACGCCGAACCTGAAAAGCATGCCCTGCCGGATCCGCAGGAAGGCTTGA
- the prxU gene encoding thioredoxin-dependent peroxiredoxin (Most members of this family contain a selenocysteine.) → MAKEMKVGCARPTGGPVGEAVIEATGDAPPQPRQKEVKQMVTVGKKAPDFTAPAYQKGKFIEVKLSDYLGKWVVLCFYPGDFTFVUATEISAVAEKYPEFKKLGVEILSMSVDSVFVHKMWNDHELSKMVKGGVPFPMLSDGGGKVGSVYGVYLEDAGVEARGRFIIDPDGIIQGFEVLTPPVGRNILESLRQIQAFQIVRKSKGTEATPSGWKPGKMTLKPGPDLVGRVWEVWKTKMAFD, encoded by the coding sequence ATGGCAAAAGAGATGAAGGTCGGCTGTGCCCGGCCCACGGGGGGCCCCGTGGGCGAAGCAGTGATCGAGGCAACCGGAGATGCTCCCCCCCAACCCCGGCAGAAGGAGGTGAAGCAGATGGTGACGGTCGGCAAGAAGGCGCCGGATTTCACGGCACCGGCATACCAGAAGGGCAAGTTCATCGAGGTGAAACTCTCGGACTATCTCGGAAAGTGGGTCGTCCTCTGCTTCTATCCGGGCGACTTCACATTCGTCTGAGCAACGGAGATCTCGGCGGTCGCCGAGAAATACCCGGAGTTCAAAAAGCTGGGCGTGGAGATTCTCTCCATGAGCGTCGACAGCGTCTTCGTGCACAAGATGTGGAACGACCACGAGCTCAGCAAGATGGTCAAGGGCGGCGTTCCCTTCCCCATGCTCTCCGACGGCGGGGGCAAGGTGGGAAGCGTATACGGCGTCTACCTGGAGGACGCGGGAGTCGAGGCCCGGGGCAGGTTCATCATCGATCCCGACGGGATCATCCAGGGCTTCGAGGTCCTGACGCCGCCGGTGGGCCGGAACATCCTCGAGTCCCTCCGCCAGATCCAGGCGTTCCAGATTGTCCGGAAATCGAAGGGCACGGAAGCGACGCCCTCGGGCTGGAAACCCGGTAAAATGACCCTGAAGCCGGGTCCGGACCTGGTGGGCCGGGTCTGGGAAGTCTGGAAGACAAAGATGGCCTTCGACTGA
- a CDS encoding sigma 54-interacting transcriptional regulator, producing the protein MARGKAGAGKRIATPNEAILESISDGVFTVDMDWRISSFNRAAEEITGVSRREAIGRPCSEVFRSSMCGEDCALQKTLKTGRPVIGKSGYIIDAEGNRIPISVSTAVLKDADGRVIGGAETFRDLSEVEALRQELAGRVRVGDLVSRSPLMQRVFEVMPAVAASPSTVLVLGETGTGKELIARTIHDLSPRREGPFIAVNCGALPDTLLESELFGYKAGAFTGAGKDKPGRFALAKGGSIFLDEIGEISPALQVRLLRVLQEKTYEPLGGTRTETVDARVIVATNRDLAERVRTGGFREDLYYRINVVRVELPPLRRRKEDIPLLADQFIQRFNRLQGRSIRGISAEAVALLMAHDWPGNIRELENVIERAFILCREGLIGIGHLPDELTSRGASTSADTDVRSAHELLDIQAIRAALERNGYNRLAAARDLGVHKTTFFRKLKKLRISLPKQDGRSSRAAKEKP; encoded by the coding sequence GTGGCACGTGGAAAAGCCGGTGCAGGGAAAAGGATCGCAACACCCAACGAGGCCATCCTGGAGAGCATCTCCGACGGCGTCTTCACCGTGGACATGGACTGGCGCATCTCCTCCTTCAACCGGGCCGCCGAGGAGATCACCGGTGTTTCCCGCCGGGAGGCCATCGGACGGCCCTGCTCGGAGGTGTTCCGGTCCAGCATGTGCGGGGAAGACTGCGCGCTTCAGAAAACGCTGAAAACCGGCAGGCCAGTCATCGGAAAATCCGGGTACATCATTGATGCGGAGGGGAACCGCATCCCAATCAGCGTCTCCACGGCGGTGCTCAAGGACGCGGACGGCCGGGTGATCGGGGGCGCCGAGACCTTCCGGGACCTCTCCGAGGTGGAGGCCCTGCGCCAGGAGCTGGCGGGCCGGGTGCGGGTCGGCGACCTCGTGAGCCGGAGCCCCCTGATGCAGCGGGTCTTTGAGGTTATGCCGGCCGTCGCGGCAAGCCCGAGCACGGTCCTGGTGCTTGGCGAAACGGGAACGGGCAAGGAACTGATCGCCCGGACGATCCACGACCTGAGCCCCCGACGGGAAGGTCCCTTCATTGCTGTGAACTGCGGGGCCCTGCCGGATACGCTTCTTGAATCCGAGCTGTTCGGTTACAAGGCCGGCGCCTTCACGGGGGCGGGCAAGGACAAGCCGGGCCGCTTCGCCCTGGCGAAGGGCGGGAGCATTTTTCTCGACGAGATCGGGGAAATCAGCCCGGCACTCCAGGTGCGGCTGCTGCGCGTCCTTCAGGAGAAGACCTATGAGCCGCTGGGGGGAACGCGAACCGAGACGGTGGATGCGCGGGTGATCGTCGCCACCAATCGGGACCTGGCGGAACGGGTGCGAACAGGGGGCTTCCGGGAAGACCTCTACTACCGGATCAACGTGGTACGGGTGGAACTCCCACCGCTCCGCAGGCGCAAGGAGGACATCCCGCTTCTGGCGGATCAGTTCATCCAGCGTTTCAACCGCCTGCAGGGCAGGTCCATCCGGGGGATCAGCGCCGAGGCCGTCGCCCTGCTCATGGCCCACGACTGGCCGGGCAACATCCGGGAGCTCGAAAATGTGATCGAGCGGGCGTTTATCCTTTGTCGGGAAGGGCTCATCGGAATCGGCCATCTCCCCGACGAACTGACGTCCCGCGGCGCCTCCACGAGCGCGGATACAGACGTCCGCTCCGCCCACGAACTCCTCGATATCCAGGCGATCCGGGCGGCGCTGGAGCGGAACGGGTACAACCGCCTCGCGGCGGCGCGGGATCTCGGCGTCCACAAGACCACCTTCTTCAGAAAGCTTAAGAAACTGCGAATTTCCCTTCCGAAACAAGACGGCCGCTCCTCCCGGGCTGCCAAAGAGAAGCCCTGA
- a CDS encoding NifB/NifX family molybdenum-iron cluster-binding protein → MNVAFSCWNNRVAPVFDSAGQILIVQVESGRIVREEQQILPGDLPVQKALRLAELGIGTLVCGAISRPLHGMVNAYGIRVIPFVAGDLQEVVQAWIRGGLKGDAFAMPGCSGRGRGRFGRMDGASREDCTMNGRGGGRGQGGGRGMGGAAGTGQGLGRMGGRKMAGPAGECVCPQCGHREPHQRGVPCFERQCPECGTTMTRA, encoded by the coding sequence ATGAACGTGGCTTTTTCCTGCTGGAACAATCGAGTCGCTCCGGTCTTCGACAGTGCAGGGCAGATCCTGATCGTGCAGGTCGAGTCGGGAAGGATCGTCCGGGAAGAGCAGCAGATCCTTCCTGGGGACCTTCCGGTTCAAAAGGCATTGCGTCTTGCGGAGCTGGGAATCGGCACGCTGGTATGCGGCGCAATTTCCAGGCCTCTCCACGGAATGGTAAATGCCTACGGGATTCGGGTGATTCCCTTCGTGGCGGGCGACCTGCAGGAGGTTGTCCAGGCGTGGATCCGGGGCGGACTGAAGGGAGACGCATTTGCCATGCCGGGCTGTTCCGGGAGGGGGCGAGGCCGGTTCGGGCGGATGGACGGCGCATCCAGGGAGGATTGCACCATGAATGGAAGAGGCGGAGGAAGAGGCCAGGGCGGTGGTCGCGGAATGGGCGGCGCGGCCGGAACGGGACAGGGTTTGGGCCGCATGGGGGGCCGGAAGATGGCCGGACCGGCGGGCGAGTGTGTCTGTCCCCAGTGCGGACACCGGGAACCCCACCAGCGGGGCGTGCCCTGCTTTGAACGACAGTGCCCGGAATGCGGCACCACGATGACAAGAGCATGA
- a CDS encoding DUF5320 domain-containing protein: protein MPRGDGTGPRGLGAMSGRAAGLCAGFGAPGYMNPMAGRGGGFGMGSGRGRGFGGGGRGWRNRFFATGLPGWMRFGGYGAPSGYPMFGSAPDPEMERQALRNQADAMESELNLIRRRLAEMESGTAA from the coding sequence ATGCCAAGAGGAGATGGTACGGGACCCAGGGGCCTGGGTGCCATGAGCGGACGCGCAGCCGGACTCTGCGCGGGATTCGGCGCTCCCGGGTACATGAACCCGATGGCCGGGCGGGGCGGCGGATTCGGAATGGGGTCTGGCCGCGGACGTGGTTTCGGTGGAGGCGGCCGTGGATGGAGAAACCGGTTTTTCGCCACCGGCCTGCCGGGCTGGATGCGGTTCGGCGGGTATGGAGCGCCGTCTGGCTATCCGATGTTCGGCTCCGCTCCCGATCCCGAGATGGAAAGGCAGGCCCTGCGGAATCAGGCCGATGCCATGGAGTCGGAGCTGAACCTGATCCGCAGGCGTCTCGCCGAAATGGAGAGCGGGACGGCGGCCTGA
- a CDS encoding NifB/NifX family molybdenum-iron cluster-binding protein, with amino-acid sequence MKIAFSTSGDDLGAPLDARFGRTPKFLIYDLDTNTFTVIDNRKTMDSAQGAGIQSAQAVARSGAGAVVTGNCGPKAFRVLSAAGIRIYTAGASTVREALDLYRAGGLTEADAANVEGHWS; translated from the coding sequence GTGAAGATCGCATTTTCCACATCGGGGGATGATCTCGGCGCACCACTGGACGCGCGTTTCGGCCGGACCCCGAAATTTCTCATTTATGACCTGGATACAAACACCTTCACGGTGATCGACAACCGGAAAACCATGGATTCCGCCCAGGGCGCGGGCATCCAGTCTGCACAGGCCGTGGCCCGCTCGGGCGCGGGGGCCGTCGTAACCGGGAACTGCGGCCCCAAGGCCTTTCGCGTGCTTTCCGCGGCGGGAATCCGGATTTACACCGCCGGTGCCTCGACCGTCCGGGAAGCCCTGGATCTGTACCGTGCCGGAGGCCTGACCGAGGCGGACGCCGCCAACGTCGAGGGACACTGGTCGTGA
- a CDS encoding ATP-binding protein — MILAIASGKGGTGKTTVAVNAARVLGSEVLLLDCDVEEPNAHLFLPGSVSEAEPVSIPVPEVDESLCDGCGECGSFCEYHAIVSFGTLPLVFPEMCHGCGGCMMVCPPRALREVDRRIGVIETIRAGNITLIQGRLDIGVAMAPPLIRAVKARMKDGLPAILDAPPGTSCPVIATLRDVDFVVLVTEPTPFGLHDLKLAVETVRELGIPFGVVINRVGVGDGRVHAYCAEENIPVLLEIPDDRRIAEAYSRGELVVEALPEYRERFLGLVGNVMRRIADRRG; from the coding sequence ATGATTCTGGCCATTGCATCCGGAAAGGGCGGTACCGGCAAGACAACGGTGGCGGTCAATGCGGCCAGGGTTCTCGGTTCGGAGGTGCTTCTCCTGGACTGCGACGTGGAGGAGCCGAACGCCCATCTCTTTCTGCCGGGATCTGTCAGCGAGGCGGAACCCGTCAGCATCCCGGTTCCCGAAGTGGATGAATCCCTGTGCGACGGCTGTGGTGAATGCGGATCCTTCTGCGAGTACCACGCCATCGTTTCCTTCGGAACGCTGCCCCTGGTCTTTCCCGAGATGTGCCACGGCTGTGGCGGCTGCATGATGGTGTGCCCTCCGAGGGCGCTCCGGGAAGTCGACCGCCGGATCGGCGTGATCGAGACGATCCGGGCCGGCAACATCACCCTGATCCAGGGGCGCCTCGATATCGGCGTGGCCATGGCGCCCCCTCTCATCCGGGCGGTGAAGGCCCGCATGAAAGACGGTCTACCCGCGATCCTGGACGCGCCGCCAGGAACGTCCTGTCCCGTGATCGCCACGCTCCGGGACGTCGACTTCGTCGTCCTGGTCACGGAGCCGACCCCGTTCGGACTTCACGACTTGAAACTTGCCGTGGAGACGGTTCGGGAACTCGGGATTCCCTTTGGCGTCGTGATCAACCGGGTCGGGGTCGGTGACGGCCGGGTGCATGCCTATTGCGCGGAGGAGAACATCCCGGTCCTCTTGGAGATACCGGACGACCGGCGCATTGCCGAGGCGTATTCCCGGGGGGAGCTTGTCGTCGAGGCGCTTCCGGAATACCGGGAACGCTTCCTCGGGCTTGTCGGAAACGTCATGCGACGGATTGCGGACAGGAGGGGTTGA
- a CDS encoding zinc ribbon domain-containing protein — protein sequence MPTYEYECERCGIRFEQRQGISEAPLVECPECRGSVKRLISGGAGFIMKGGGSARGQGRGDGCSLDRTGRTCCGRADRCGDSPCSGGS from the coding sequence ATGCCTACCTATGAGTACGAGTGCGAGCGGTGCGGCATCCGTTTTGAGCAGAGACAGGGGATCAGCGAGGCGCCCCTCGTGGAATGCCCGGAGTGCCGCGGCAGTGTAAAGAGGCTTATCAGCGGCGGCGCCGGCTTCATCATGAAAGGGGGCGGCTCGGCGCGGGGACAGGGACGGGGGGATGGATGCTCCCTGGACCGGACAGGCAGGACCTGTTGCGGGAGGGCCGATCGCTGCGGCGATTCGCCGTGCTCGGGCGGATCATGA
- a CDS encoding radical SAM protein → MSDSKYHYVYGPVPSRRLGRSLGVDLVPFKVCTFDCVYCQLGRTTNRTLARDVHVPVDAVLAELDGKLAGGDIPDYITLAGSGEPTLHSGIGRVIEQIHRRTTVPVAVLTNGSLLWMRDVQDDLMSADLVLPSLDAGDERMFRIVNRPHEGISFECMVDGMAEFTRRFPGEVWLEILLLAGLTGVPAEAKKIAALVSLIGPSRVQLNTVVRPPADPSALSVPSDEMAVLKHFFPEPVGIICDYAEKNRAVSHPAVRDEDILALLRRRPCTVEGIASGLGVHAVEVLKRIDALIAAGTIRWVVSDGRSVYAKADS, encoded by the coding sequence ATGAGCGATAGCAAGTATCACTATGTCTACGGGCCCGTCCCGTCGCGCCGACTCGGCCGTTCCCTGGGGGTCGATCTCGTTCCCTTCAAGGTCTGTACCTTCGACTGCGTCTATTGCCAGTTGGGACGGACGACGAACAGGACCCTGGCAAGGGACGTGCACGTGCCGGTTGATGCCGTCCTGGCGGAACTGGACGGGAAGCTGGCGGGAGGAGACATTCCGGACTACATCACACTGGCCGGATCGGGGGAGCCGACGCTGCACTCCGGCATCGGACGGGTGATCGAACAAATCCACCGGCGCACGACGGTTCCCGTGGCGGTTCTGACCAACGGCTCCCTGCTGTGGATGAGGGACGTGCAGGACGATCTCATGTCGGCGGACCTTGTGCTCCCGTCGCTGGACGCCGGGGACGAGAGGATGTTTCGCATCGTGAACCGTCCGCACGAAGGCATATCCTTCGAGTGCATGGTGGACGGCATGGCGGAGTTCACCCGGAGATTCCCGGGGGAGGTGTGGCTGGAGATCCTGCTCCTGGCCGGTCTGACGGGTGTTCCTGCGGAGGCGAAAAAGATCGCGGCCCTGGTCTCGCTCATCGGGCCTTCGAGGGTGCAGCTCAACACGGTGGTCCGTCCGCCCGCGGATCCCTCCGCCCTTTCGGTTCCCTCCGATGAGATGGCGGTCCTGAAGCATTTCTTCCCGGAGCCGGTCGGCATCATCTGTGACTATGCGGAGAAGAACCGGGCTGTTTCGCATCCGGCGGTCAGGGATGAGGACATCCTGGCCCTGCTCCGGAGAAGGCCCTGCACGGTCGAGGGCATTGCATCGGGGCTGGGTGTTCACGCGGTCGAGGTCCTCAAGCGGATCGACGCCCTGATCGCGGCGGGAACAATCCGCTGGGTTGTCTCCGACGGGAGAAGCGTGTACGCGAAGGCCGATTCCTGA
- a CDS encoding ATP-binding protein, with protein MKEIVIISGKGGTGKTSLAASFAVLADRPVIADCDVDAADLHLVLSPSVKERHAFYSGREAVIRPEDCIGCGICLDDCRFEAVMRTEDSSGRSVFAIDPVSCEGCGVCVRFCPTSAIDFPERLCGEWMISETRCGPMVHARLGIAAENSGKLVTTVRQEARRIAEEENRSLILVDGPPGIGCPVIASLTGATEVLAVTEPTVSGEHDLERLLSLTRHFAIPAVVCVNKWDLNTAMTERIEEKARGMGARVSGRIRYDRSVTTAQLQERAVVEIDASCVEDIRRIWADIAG; from the coding sequence ATGAAGGAGATCGTGATCATCAGTGGCAAGGGAGGAACCGGCAAAACCAGCCTGGCCGCATCGTTCGCCGTGCTGGCGGACCGGCCGGTCATCGCGGACTGTGACGTGGACGCGGCGGATCTGCATCTGGTACTCTCGCCGTCGGTGAAAGAGCGGCACGCGTTTTACAGCGGTCGCGAGGCGGTCATCCGGCCGGAGGACTGCATCGGCTGTGGCATCTGTCTCGACGATTGCCGCTTTGAGGCCGTGATGAGAACGGAAGACTCCTCCGGCCGATCCGTGTTTGCCATCGATCCGGTGTCCTGTGAAGGATGCGGGGTCTGCGTCCGGTTTTGCCCGACGTCAGCCATCGATTTTCCGGAGCGGCTCTGTGGGGAGTGGATGATCTCCGAGACCCGCTGCGGCCCGATGGTGCACGCCCGGCTCGGCATCGCCGCGGAAAATTCGGGGAAGCTCGTTACGACGGTTCGTCAGGAGGCCCGCCGCATCGCGGAGGAGGAAAACCGGTCCCTGATCCTGGTGGACGGTCCCCCGGGGATCGGCTGTCCCGTCATTGCGTCCCTGACGGGGGCGACGGAGGTGCTGGCCGTGACGGAGCCGACCGTCTCGGGAGAGCACGACCTGGAGCGGCTGCTTTCGCTGACCCGTCATTTCGCCATCCCGGCGGTGGTCTGCGTGAACAAGTGGGACCTGAATACGGCGATGACGGAGCGGATCGAGGAGAAGGCGAGAGGGATGGGGGCCCGGGTCTCCGGCCGCATCCGGTACGACCGCTCCGTGACCACGGCCCAGCTTCAGGAGAGGGCCGTCGTGGAGATCGACGCCTCCTGTGTCGAGGACATTCGAAGAATCTGGGCAGACATTGCAGGGTAG